Genomic segment of Schistocerca piceifrons isolate TAMUIC-IGC-003096 chromosome 1, iqSchPice1.1, whole genome shotgun sequence:
TAGTACAATATAGAGTAATTCCAAAAAAAGGTGTGTTACATACTGCACTAATTTCAGCAACATCCAGACTTTGCCGTTTCAATTGGACGACCCTGGTCAATTTTAACTTTATTGGCCGTGTCAGCAGCTGATGATGGAGGTCCTACACGGTTCTTTATTTCTGCTGCCATAGTCATGAATGCTTGCTCAACATTCGTAGCATTCTTCGCAGAAGTTTCAAGGAATGGAATTCCTAGCTGATCTGCATATTCCTGTAGGTAATAATGAGCTCATAGTAGTTTATGCAAAACAATGAAACTTTTCAGTTATCCAAAGATGTCATTAAGGTTGTATTTTGAATGCAAGAGTGAAGTCCTTACAAATTCCTTTACAGTTACAGAAACTGCAAAATCCTGAGTCACACTGGAAGCAACAGCACAAGTTTAGTTAATGAATACACACCAAGCCTAAACACTCCCTATATTGCTGTCAGTGAACCTTCCAGCATTACAATTATCCAATGTTTCACAACTCCAAAGCTTTACAATTAACACATTCCTGCATCCCAATGTTTATGTTTTCCTCAACCTAATGTTGGATCTGTATTGAGGACTCAAGTTCTGAATCGGCACTAATTTATCTCCCTGttcttggtttttcattttgattattTCACCTCTATTATAAATGTGCTTACTGCAAAACTAATATAAAACCATTTCTTTAAGTATTCATCTTGTTCAtaggttttaataattttttacgtTTTTAACTTACAATACAGTAAACAGCATTTTGCCATTTacactcaacactgtcaaagtAATGTAGGAAATTTAAATATCTGAAGTGTGCTGCAGAACTGCAATTCTAAGTTCAAAGTGAAACTAGTTATGTTTTAAGCATAGATAATTTATAGTAAGCACAAACCTGACAATTCTTTCAATAAAAATTAAGCTTAATATCACAGATctcaaatataaaaatgaagttcaCTCATTTACTAATTGATAGCTGGAACTAGATGCCTTTATAATTACTACTGCTATGTCTAATCAAATGCCAAGATTGGCTGCAagaaacttttctgaaattgttgctgttTTGATGTGCCAGACTGCTGGCAGCATTATGTTCTAGAAGCAGAAAACTATCATGGCAATTTTAGTAACTAATGACAGCTATCAACTGGCTTCTTGAGTAGCAGAAGAACAATGCTCCAAATACATGCAATAATGAAATGAGTACAATTAGATTTAAAGGCAATGGTAAAAGTTATTGAAAACTGTCTACGAATACATGAAATGTAGCAACATGCACATTGCCAGTGTCACAAACATATCATGCACTGCCATGTTATTCCAAAGCTCACATACAGGTTAAAGTATTCCACTCTTCTAAAACACTTATTCAAATCTTTCAAACAACTATTTAACATCTTACCTTAGCAGTAGTATAATCAACAACCTTTTTGGCATGCAAGTCACTTTTGTTTCCTACAAGCAATTTATTTACATTGTCACAGGCATAGCGATCAATTTCTTCCAGCCATTGTTTAACGTTATTGAATGACTCTTGGTCAGTGCAATCATAAACCACAATAATTCCATGAGCACCTCGATAATAACTTGACGTAATTGTGCGAAACCTCTCTTGACCAGCAGTATCCCACTGTAAAATAGAATTTTGTCATTCAGTACTGACTGCTACATGAAAGGAGCAATGCTCTGCTCCCAAACATTAAAACCTAAGCATTCAAAATTATAAAAACTTACAATTTGTAGTTTTATAGTCTTGCCATCCAGATCAATTGTTCTTATTTTCTGAAACAGAATAGAAATTTCTTACACCAAATACTAAGTATAAAAAAGACTTTGTGAATTGAATTAAAACTATTGAAATACTTACAAAATCTACACCTATAGTGCTAATATAGCTTTCCGTGTACGTATCATCCTGCAAACAATGAACATATGcatgaaaaactattaatagttGAAATCTTTAATATTTCACATACTTAACAGTACATACCGCAAATCTCAGCAGAAGACAAGATTTGCCAACACCAGAATCACCAATGAGCAGAAGCTTGAAAAGGTAGTCACTGAAAAATGGTCAATGAAATATTAAGTATCTGTTCAcagtcaagaaaatttacatagcACAGCACTGTATCATATCTTCACAAGCAATTCACAAAGTGATGCATAACTTCCTGAAATGCCAGTAACCGCAACAGATCTGAATCAGAGGTCACAATACTAATAGTTTGCCTGCGATTAGGATAATGTTTTCATTCAGTAAATGTCTACTACAAGACTTCCCAGTTCCAATACAACATAACATTTAAAACTACGAAAAACATGCCACTATTGGCAGAAAACCACCTATACGCAGCACATGGTCACTAAACACTCCCAATAATATTAGATTTGCAATGTACAGCATATGCTCTGGTTACTTTATTCCTTACAAAAGCAGTGTGTCAATTTGAAATTCGAATGGGGATGTACTCAATCATCAGAATATTCTGTCAAAATGCAACCCTTAAGTGAAAACTTTCCAATGAACTAGGTAACCCAGTGCTCAGTAACAGTTGGCAAGAAAATACATTTTGTGAAATGCTCCACTAAGTTACCTTTACAcaaagaaatctgcagcaaattatgGAAACATCGTATTAGACTTCCAGACTATCAAACTACAACAATTATTAATGCAAGGAAACTTCCTACTCATGAAAATGAAACAATCTGAAATATCCAGTAACCAATATTGACTGTGGCACCAATACTGAATTATCAATGCAATCAGCTTTAATTCAAAATCCAAACCCATCAAATTTGTGTGATACTTCTGGGCATATACATACAGTATATTGTATGATTTTACAGAATTCTAATTAAACCCAAAAACATTCTGGAAGTCGCTGGTGTGTCACTGTCGAGAATGTATGTGATGTTTTGATTGCTTCACTTCATGACAGTAAAATGAATAACATTCAAACCGCAAAGAAATGAACGGGTTCCTCTTTATGTCGTAAAACTCACATTCTGGGCATATAAGACAAAGAAGAAATATACTCGTAAACatgtaggtttttttttatttcctgcttCATGCCGGGTAATTAAGTACTAAATATTCCTTAGTCTAGTCGAGTTCCCTAGTGCTCACACACCTACTGCACATTATTTCCTATTCCAAACAAATACAACCACGAAACATGGTCTTCGAAAAACACATTTGAAGCAGCCACAGGTCTCTTTGACAACCATATCTTGA
This window contains:
- the LOC124790250 gene encoding ras-related protein Rab-1A, with the protein product MSTMNPEYDYLFKLLLIGDSGVGKSCLLLRFADDTYTESYISTIGVDFKIRTIDLDGKTIKLQIWDTAGQERFRTITSSYYRGAHGIIVVYDCTDQESFNNVKQWLEEIDRYACDNVNKLLVGNKSDLHAKKVVDYTTAKEYADQLGIPFLETSAKNATNVEQAFMTMAAEIKNRVGPPSSAADTANKVKIDQGRPIETAKSGCC